From Alloacidobacterium dinghuense:
CTGATTTACCTAGACGAGAATTATCGCGTCATTCATCTTATTGAATTTTTCCGTACATTTCGTATCGCGCCATTGCGTACAAACGCAGAGAGCGTGCTACAACTCCCCATCCACACAATCTATTCATCGCAGACGCAACTAGGCGACCAACTATTGATTTGTCCGCCAGAAGAAATGGAAACCCGGCTGAGCGAGGAAACGCTCTACCGCAATAACAGGAAAGAGAGAGTGGGGTAGGTCGGAATAACTACCAGGACGTTCTATGAGGAATTGGATCAAGCATTTCATCGCCCGCGATCATCGTGGATCCGCGCGACATGTGACGCCCCCACTCGCGATCTACTTCTGGGATGGAGAAAGGGCCATCCCCACAGCGCATCGTCTTCGGAATATTAGTTCCAGCGGTCTTTACCTGCTGACGGAAAGACGCTGGTATCCGGGAACGTTGGTCACGATTACGCTACAAAGGACCGATACCTTAACTGCCGGTCCCGAGAACGTCGTCGCGGTGCTGGCCAAAGTCGTTCGTTCGGGCGAGGATGGAGTAGGTTTTAAATTCCTCTTTCCTGAGCCACTGGATGCGCAGAGCGTGCCCAATACGGATGGCAACAGGATCGTGGACAAGAAGGCGCTCAAGCGATTCTTGCAACGTCTGCGCCTGAGCCACGCGTCAAAGCTTGAACGAGCGTAGCATCACCGATCCCAGTCGAGTGCCATGCTCTGGCCCGAATGTCGTTACACTGAATTACGATTCCCGCGGAATAATCAGCAATACTTCGACTGCAGTAATCTGGCCATCTTGTGTGGCCGGACGGAACTGCCACTGCTGAAGCGCGCTGAGCACAAACTGAGTCTGTGCGAACTGCTGGGGAAAGACGACAGCGAGCTTTTCAAATTGACCTCGGGCATTGATAAGACCGTGAACCATGATGGCGTCACCGTTGGTGTCGCTTGGCGCGAGGTGAGGCCGTACAACAAGATATGGCCAGGGAGCGTCTGGACGCGTGGCACTTCCCGCTGCTGCTGCTTCCGCATCACTTGGCAGACAATACTGCAGAATCCAGCTTTTGGCGAGTCCTACGTGCAGGTAAACGGTATAAGCAAGTCTGTCGGTCCATGTCCCAAGTGCTTCGGCATATTCTTCAACCGGGGAAGAGCCGACGACTATAACACCAAAATGGCCATCTTTGGGCAGGACAATACGTGTGACTGCGGGTTCATTGCCCGAACCGTTCTGCCCGGCGAGGCCATTCGCCGCAATCGCGTCACCCTGATTCCCCGAGGTTTCACCGCTGCCGGTTCCATTCTGCTTGCTGGCAAGGTCTGTTCCGCCAACTTGCGGCAGATCTGCCGGCTTCTCAGCGGCGAGCGAATCTGACGCGGATGAGGGTGCAGTCTCATTAATCATCGGCAGCGGAATCGCTCCCTGTTGCAGGAGCAGATCAGACAGAGACATCACCCGTGCAGGAGTTGGTGGTGCGGCTTGTTGCGATCCTGTTTGCGGAACCTGATTGGGTGCGTTGGGTCTCCGGATGGTTAAAGGTGAAGACGTACTCGGAGACGGCAGCGGCATCTCCGTCGTGAAAGCGGTTGCGGACATTCTGAGGTCAGCAAGCTTCAGCTCTTGATTTGGCGGATCGAGGGAAGGTTGAACGTTAGCATTCGTAGCCTCCTGCGGCGGAGGTGGAATGATCCTCACCGCGGGGCTGTTCACTGTCGACCACAGAACAGCGAGTGGAATCGGAGTTTCCTCAGGAAGAATCACATTCGGCGGAAGGTCCGGCTGCACAATCGTCTGCTTAGCTGCAACCTGTTCTGCCTCATGCCGCGAACCAGATGGCGGCGCAGGACGCCCACCACCGCGTGCCACCGTATGGTTAGCAGCTTTTGGGATCGGATGAGCAAGTCCTCGCATTGCAGCTAGCTGAATTTTGGGTGCTGGCCTGTGCAGATTCAGAATACGAACGGTGTATCTCTGAGAAAAGGGGTCGACGACTTTAGGCATGTGCTTCAGGTCGGCGTATATCAGAGTCATCGCCACACCGTGTAGCAACATTGAAGTCAGGAACCCGGAAGGTCGCCAGCTCGGCGGCGGAGCTTCACCGAAGAGTGTGATTGTTTGGGAAGATTTGATCATTATAGGGGCTCCCCAATTTTTAACACTGCCAGCTCCTTTTCAAACAGGTGGGTTACTTGGTCTTATTCCCAATTTGGAACTATTGAAGGCAGGGGAATGCGAATCTGCCTGGACGTACTATTTCCCACAGGTTGCAATTCCCAGGCCAACTAATGCGGTTGTAAGTCCCTTAAAAGTGCCGATATGGGAAGTTAGGCATGCCTAGGCGGATACACCTACCGGTCAAGTTGTATACAGGCGTTCACAATTACTTTTGGGGAATCCCCCTAAATCACTGATTTCGCACCGATACGGTCCCACCTCTTTGGCACTGCAATTGCCGATATGGCATACGTTCCCCCGGGAGGATGAGCAGCGGAAAGCTGCCTCAGATAGGTATCTACATGAATCGAAGGTTACTCACAATTCTCCTGATCGCTTTTGCCATTGCTCTCGGGTGCAGCTATGTGGTGTATCGCATGGTCGGGAATCGCATTATGGCAGCAGCAGCGCAGCCGCGAGCGACAAACGTCCTCGTTGCCGCAAATGATGTCAAATTAGGAAGCATTCTAAAGTCATCCGACTTAACCACTACGCAGATCGTAGGAGCCCTGCCCAAAGGAGCCGTCGTCAAGCCGGAAAATGCGGTTGGCCGTGGCGTACTTTCGGACATTTACCAGGGAGAGCCCATTCTTGAGAGTCGTCTTGCGGCCCCCGGCTCCGGTGGCGGGCTGGCTGCGACTATCCGCTCTGGTATGAGAGCCTGCGCGGTTAAGGTCGATGAAGTGGTGGGCGTCGCCGGATTCGTCACTCCGGGAATGCGCGTCGATGTGTTGATCTCCGGCAATCCTCCGGGAACCACGAATGTGAACGAAGGGCCGAAAGTAAAGACACTTCTGCAGAACATTGAAGTGTTATCGGCTGGCACAGACATTCAGAAGGATAATGAGGGCAAGCCTCAGCAAGTTCAAGTAGTGAACCTGTTAGTTAGTCCAGAACAAGCGGAGCTTCTAAGCCTCGCCAGCAATGAAACCAAAATTCAACTCGTGCTCCGTAATCCGCTTGATACGGAAGTGACGCATCCACCTGGAAGCGAAATGACCAGCCTTTTCACGGATATCAAGCCCGTGCCTAAAGTCAGGTCGGCAGCGGTGCACAGGGCCTCCGGCGTCTACACGATAGAAGTGTTGAATGGCGGAAAGCGGACAGAAGAGAAATTTGTCTCTGGCGAGGAAAGACAGTGAGAGCGCGAGTTGATGTTGCAGTCCTTTGTTTCAGCGTGTGGTTATTCGGGTCTGCCGAATTGAGCCTTCGGGCTCAGGTTCCGGCTTCCCCTGTTCGAGCGATGGAATCCGCAAGCACGGATGCTTCCAATACGCTCTTCGTTGCCGTCGGCAAGTCAGTGCTGGTCGACACAGAGAAGCCGATAACCAGAGTTGCCGTTGCGTCGGGCGAAGTTGCCGAAGCCGCTGCCGTAAGCCCATCTGAGATCATGGTGAACGGCAAGGCCTTCGGCGAAACCAGCCTTATCATTTGGGAAGCAGGCGGCGGCAGACAATTCTTCAATGTAAGAGTTCGAGCCGCGCTTGAAGCGTCGTCAGAGCGTCTTGAAGGGCTTCGCCGCGAACTCAGAACCGAATTCCCGGGACAGCCGATTCAGGTTAGCGCAGAGGGTGGCAATATTTTCCTTCGTGGGACAGTCAAGAACCTTGCTAGCTCAGACCGAGCAGTCCAGATCGCATCGACCGTAGGGAAGGTTGTCAATCTCTTATATGTCGATGTTCCGCCGCCCACGCAACAAATTCTTCTTAAGGTGCGTTTTGCAAGCTACGACCGGACACTGAACAAATCTCTGGGCATCAACCTGTTTAGTTTGGGTGCAGCAAATACCATAGGTTCGGTCACTACGCAGCAATTCTCTGCGCCATCCGTTACGCAGGGCAGTGGTTCAACTCCGGCGTCAGCAGCGCTATCGGATTTGCTCAATATCTTTGTCTTCCGGCCGGACATTAATCTGGGTGCCACAATTAAAGCGCTTCAAGAAAACAACATACTTCAGGTTCTGGCTGAACCCAACCTGCTGGTCGAAAATGGGAGACAGGGTAGCTTTCTCGCTGGCGGACAATTCCCTTATCCAACAGTCCAAGGTGCTACGGGTGCCGGCGGCGTGGGAGCAGTTACGATTGCATTTAAGGAATTCGGCGTGCGTCTCAACTTCATTCCTACCCTTACGCCCCGGAATACCATTCGACTTCAGGTGGCCCCAGAGGTTAGCGCCCTTGATTACGCCAACGGCTTAACAATTTCCGGATTCACCGTTCCTGGTATCGATGTTCGCAAGGTGAATACCGAAGTTGAGTTGGGCGAAGGACAGAGCTTTGTCATCGGCGGACTGCTCGACAATCGCACAACCAAGAACCTCCAGAAGATCCCGTTTTTGGGAGATGTTCCAATACTAGGAAAGTTCTTTCAATCGATTGCAACCTCGAAAACAAACACTGAGCTGATCGTAATTGTGACCCCGGAGATCGTAGCTCCCATACCGGCCAATGCGCCCGTACCAGAATTGAAGTATGGCGACAAGTTCCTGTCGCCCAATTCCGATATTCCAATGACGAACCCTGGACCGCAGGTGACAGGCGCAAAACCCTTCGCAGCTTCTCCAGCTTCGATGCCGGTTGAGAAGCTGGTTGAGAGCATGAAGCCTGAGCAGCCGCTGACGATTGATGGCTCGATGGGTTCCGGAAGTAGCACGCTGGCGATACCGCAGAATGGTGCCTCACAGCAATGAAGGGAATTGACCACTGGATCAACCTCTGGGGTTCGAACGGCGATAAACATGGAGATCACGAAAGACCTGATCTCCGCCTTAAGGTCTCGAATCTCTCCCGTGAAACTGTTATCGCAGGCTGCGTAGAGGTGGCCGATCGCGGACCAAAGCGCAGAAAAGGCCTGCTTGGGCGTGAGGGCCTATCCGCTGAAGAAGGTCTATGGATACTTCCCTGTGAGGCAGTTCATACCTTCGGTATGCAATTCTCAATCGATCTCATCTATCTCGATCGCAACAACCGTGTAAAAAAGGTCCGGACCGATGTACCCCCGTTCCGCCTGTCGGCATGTCTATCTGCACACTCCGTGCTAGAACTCGCTCCTGGCACCATCAGCCGAACGCAGACAAGGCCCGGAGACAGGATCGAATTCTCGGCTGTCGACCTGTATAGCGATCACGAATAGTTGAGCTGGCTCGCACTCCCCAAAGCTTTCGACAGTGAGTATTGTGGCCGCCTTCAGTCCATTGTCGTGTACCTTCCCGAGCACTTATTCCATTAACTACTAACAACCTTCATCCTGATGGTTCTGCTAGTTAGCCGAATTAGTGCCTCCCGTGCTCGACAACAAAGCAAAATAGGTGAAAGATGCTGTATACGCGTCACATCTGTCGCTATGGGCTTGTATACACGTGTTCACACCCTTCCTTTACATAGGGCCCCGTAACTTGCTGATTTCCTGTGTTTAATGTTGGCAATGGAAATGGCTCTCCAGTTGCATATGTAGAGGTTGCTCGGCCAGGGCCGGGGAATCAACGAAGGGGAAATTGAAATGAAAGATACTTTTCTGAAGTTGTCTGTAAAGTTGCAGACCCTGATGATGCGGGAAGAAGGTCAGGATCTGATTGAGTACGCGCTGGTGGTTGCACTGATTGCGTTTGCAGCTACGGTTGGTATGGGCAAGGTAGCTAGTGCTATCAACAATGCCTTCATCTCCATCCAGACTGCACTTAGCGCCAACGTTAGCTAGTCCAACGGGCGGGTAACCGTCGCAAACCAACTCCCCCAGTTCTTTGCCGAGTCAGATACCTGGGAGCAGGTACCAGTCCGAAAAGTGCTCTCCTTTAGGGACAGCGCACAAATCCTAGTTTTGCGGAGATGATTTGTGATGCAATTTCAGTGGTTCAACTTGTATGCCAGGGTGCAACGCGTATTCCTTCGGGAAGAAGGTCAAGATCTGATTGAGTACGCGCTCGTTGTAGCCCTGATCGCTTTTGGTGCGACTGTGGGCATGGGTACAGTGGCAAGCTCCATCAACAATGCCTTCGTCTCCATCCAGACTGCACTTAGCGCCAACGTTACATAGTCCAACGGTGGGAACCGTTGCAAACCAACTCCCCCACCTCCTTGCCGGGAGAGATACGCGGGAGCAGGCAATTGTCTAAGTAGCGCGCTCTCCCTTGCCAAGGAAAACATGGGCATAAGAGTGGGACAAGCACTATCGATTTTGATCTACGAAGTCTCGCCCCCAACGAGTTGAAAGCCAGCCTCACTTAATCCAGAGACAGTGAAGGCTGAAGACCGATTCAACCAACGTTCACAGATTGCTAAAGCCTGTACCAGAGATATGATTGCTTCTTCCGTTACAGAACATACCGCTTCGCTGATGGTTCTCGAAGGTGGCCTCACTGCGATAGCTGTCGCAATGTCATTTCTCTGTCCCACGCTTGGAGCGAAGTATTTTTCTCGGGTTGAACGCTCATTCAAGCGGTTAGCGCAAAAGCAAGGTCTGGCAGTTTTGGTGGTTGGTCTAACAGCAATACTGTTGCGTCTTGCCATCCTACCGGTAATTTGCATTCCTCATCCGTTTGGCGCCGATGATTTCAGCTTTCTGCTTTCTGCAAATACCTTCGCTTCTGGCAGACTGACGAATCCGACACCGCCCATGTGGATACATTTTGAAAGTATTCACATCTGCATGAAGCCGACATATATGTCCATGTACTTTCCCGGGGACGGCCTGGTTCTGGCCGCGGGGAAGGTGCTCCTCGGGCATCCCTGGTTCGGTCTTTTGTTCATGGTTGGACTCATGTGCGCAGGCATCTGCTGGATGTTGCAGGCTTGGTTGCCACCAACATGGGCCCTCCTGGGTGGAATGCTGGCAGTTGTGCGATTGGGGCTTTTCACTTATTGGATAAATCTATACTCCGGCGCCGGTTCCATCGCGGCTCTTGGGGGAGCCCTTGTTTTGGGCGCGTTACCCCGGTTCATAAAGACGGTGCGCCTCCGTTACAGCCTGCTGATGGCAGTGGGTATCTCACTGCTTGCCGTCAGTCGCCCGTATGAAGGTCTCCTCCTTTGCGTGCCCGTCTCGATCGTTTTGGGTCGATGGAGCCTTGCAGG
This genomic window contains:
- a CDS encoding DUF192 domain-containing protein, with the protein product MKGIDHWINLWGSNGDKHGDHERPDLRLKVSNLSRETVIAGCVEVADRGPKRRKGLLGREGLSAEEGLWILPCEAVHTFGMQFSIDLIYLDRNNRVKKVRTDVPPFRLSACLSAHSVLELAPGTISRTQTRPGDRIEFSAVDLYSDHE
- a CDS encoding Flp family type IVb pilin encodes the protein MKDTFLKLSVKLQTLMMREEGQDLIEYALVVALIAFAATVGMGKVASAINNAFISIQTALSANVS
- a CDS encoding DUF192 domain-containing protein, which produces MEKQKYCVYNESRECFLSLNVNRADTTFARLKGMIGRLRLKYDEGLWMVPSSGVHTIGVLFPLDLIYLDENYRVIHLIEFFRTFRIAPLRTNAESVLQLPIHTIYSSQTQLGDQLLICPPEEMETRLSEETLYRNNRKERVG
- a CDS encoding type II and III secretion system protein family protein; the protein is MESASTDASNTLFVAVGKSVLVDTEKPITRVAVASGEVAEAAAVSPSEIMVNGKAFGETSLIIWEAGGGRQFFNVRVRAALEASSERLEGLRRELRTEFPGQPIQVSAEGGNIFLRGTVKNLASSDRAVQIASTVGKVVNLLYVDVPPPTQQILLKVRFASYDRTLNKSLGINLFSLGAANTIGSVTTQQFSAPSVTQGSGSTPASAALSDLLNIFVFRPDINLGATIKALQENNILQVLAEPNLLVENGRQGSFLAGGQFPYPTVQGATGAGGVGAVTIAFKEFGVRLNFIPTLTPRNTIRLQVAPEVSALDYANGLTISGFTVPGIDVRKVNTEVELGEGQSFVIGGLLDNRTTKNLQKIPFLGDVPILGKFFQSIATSKTNTELIVIVTPEIVAPIPANAPVPELKYGDKFLSPNSDIPMTNPGPQVTGAKPFAASPASMPVEKLVESMKPEQPLTIDGSMGSGSSTLAIPQNGASQQ
- the cpaB gene encoding Flp pilus assembly protein CpaB produces the protein MNRRLLTILLIAFAIALGCSYVVYRMVGNRIMAAAAQPRATNVLVAANDVKLGSILKSSDLTTTQIVGALPKGAVVKPENAVGRGVLSDIYQGEPILESRLAAPGSGGGLAATIRSGMRACAVKVDEVVGVAGFVTPGMRVDVLISGNPPGTTNVNEGPKVKTLLQNIEVLSAGTDIQKDNEGKPQQVQVVNLLVSPEQAELLSLASNETKIQLVLRNPLDTEVTHPPGSEMTSLFTDIKPVPKVRSAAVHRASGVYTIEVLNGGKRTEEKFVSGEERQ
- a CDS encoding PilZ domain-containing protein, which codes for MRNWIKHFIARDHRGSARHVTPPLAIYFWDGERAIPTAHRLRNISSSGLYLLTERRWYPGTLVTITLQRTDTLTAGPENVVAVLAKVVRSGEDGVGFKFLFPEPLDAQSVPNTDGNRIVDKKALKRFLQRLRLSHASKLERA
- a CDS encoding Flp family type IVb pilin, coding for MQFQWFNLYARVQRVFLREEGQDLIEYALVVALIAFGATVGMGTVASSINNAFVSIQTALSANVT